Proteins from one bacterium genomic window:
- a CDS encoding glycosyl hydrolase-related protein, giving the protein MRRSFRITRPACHSLAFLTAVSLVLALGFTPEPLSAQRSLEAAFQLAAQIEFPPVQGWRASKVDSAGAESLGFNDSGWEKFSYQPVLDAEQCWFRSRFKLPERIALQPVKGRKVELSLTVLSDGTLYVDGKPSARLKAGENKVTLAASAEPGREYLVALRLSARHQKVTFREARLTLPGWEAAVEKARDLRVQLYSAYRLLSGDTHQRAMQLESDPGTDLSSSTESQRLELINELESALERIDHAALEQGRPADFIRSVDAAVAAAPRLTAYMHSFTLRLVSNAHIDLAWLWRWRETVEAAHDTFESVLGLMDKYPELTFTQSQAQLYEWMRQYYPDTFERIRRRVAEGRWEIAGGMWVEPDCNLIGPESWMRQILYAKAYFKEHFGQEIKLGWNPDSFGYNWNMPQFFSRCGIGAFVTQKLLWNDTNIFPYHLFWWRGPDNSRILVYMPYSGYTNVVDPQQMLDDLRQFEAGTGLRNMAVLIGYGDHGGGPDEDMLQRARHLRTLALFPRVEFGRMDQYLAALPDSVLARLPEWNSELYLEYHRGTYTSQAKMKEYNRRLESGLASAETVCALDALLTGAAYPAARLTEAWKKVLFNQMHDILPGSGIAAVYTDAAAGFERAAALSAHATEVALSGIGAAVNTARGPEGEPLIVFNSLSWLRSSTAEYTAPSAVLRGVRLYGPDGTEVPCQVVEDDSLTARLIFRANAVPATGYKVYRLRRTLLERRMASGGDPGLSVSERAIENGLLRLELDPASGNVIRLYDKRARREVLSKGGRGNLIQLFEDRPAQWDAWNIGYTGRSWELDKADKIEVVERGPVRATVRVRRSFLGPTKPRRQLATSFPSSFFSTEISLYRDEPLVEVRCRIEWWEDQVLAKTAWELNVKSDSAYYETPGAAIARPTTRANSWDRARFEVPGLRWADLSEGAFGVSLLSRSKYGYDTEGGRLRLTLLKSPLWPDPSADRGSHEITYAIYPHAGDWREAATVQRAAEYCTPLLFHCGVNHPGRLPGDQAGFLSVSPAQVELGAFKAAEDGDGFVLRCYESTGKACRAEVNLPPGAVRACTCSPLEEPGAELALSGGKVSFDLGPFESRTIRVYFRTPTLPGVAQ; this is encoded by the coding sequence ATGAGACGCTCTTTCAGAATAACCCGCCCCGCGTGCCACAGCCTGGCATTCCTGACCGCGGTCAGTCTTGTTCTTGCTCTCGGTTTCACTCCCGAGCCTCTTTCCGCCCAGCGGAGCCTGGAGGCCGCGTTCCAGCTCGCCGCCCAGATCGAGTTCCCGCCCGTGCAGGGCTGGCGGGCCTCCAAGGTCGATTCCGCCGGGGCGGAAAGCCTTGGTTTCAACGACAGCGGCTGGGAGAAATTCAGCTACCAGCCGGTGCTGGATGCCGAGCAATGCTGGTTCCGCTCTCGGTTCAAGCTGCCGGAACGGATCGCCCTGCAGCCGGTCAAGGGTCGCAAGGTGGAACTGAGCCTCACCGTTCTTTCGGACGGGACCCTGTATGTGGACGGCAAGCCGTCGGCCAGGCTGAAAGCGGGTGAGAACAAGGTGACTCTTGCCGCCTCCGCCGAGCCGGGGCGGGAGTATCTGGTCGCCCTGCGCCTGAGCGCCCGACATCAGAAAGTCACTTTCCGCGAGGCCCGTCTGACCCTGCCCGGCTGGGAGGCGGCGGTGGAGAAGGCCCGCGACCTGCGGGTGCAGCTCTACTCCGCCTACCGTCTGCTGAGCGGCGACACCCACCAGCGGGCCATGCAACTGGAGAGCGACCCCGGGACCGACCTGTCCTCCAGCACAGAGTCGCAGCGCCTGGAGCTGATCAACGAGCTGGAGAGCGCCCTGGAGCGGATAGACCATGCCGCGCTGGAGCAGGGCCGGCCGGCGGATTTCATCCGCTCGGTGGACGCGGCAGTGGCCGCCGCGCCGCGACTGACAGCCTACATGCACTCGTTCACCCTGCGGCTGGTCTCCAACGCGCATATCGACCTGGCCTGGCTCTGGCGCTGGCGCGAGACCGTGGAGGCGGCCCACGACACGTTCGAGAGCGTGCTCGGCCTGATGGACAAGTACCCGGAGCTGACTTTCACCCAGAGCCAGGCCCAGCTCTACGAGTGGATGCGCCAGTACTACCCCGACACCTTCGAGCGCATCCGCCGTCGTGTGGCGGAGGGCCGCTGGGAGATCGCCGGAGGGATGTGGGTCGAGCCGGACTGCAACCTGATCGGCCCGGAGAGCTGGATGCGGCAGATCCTCTACGCCAAGGCCTACTTCAAGGAGCATTTCGGCCAGGAGATCAAGCTGGGCTGGAACCCGGACTCGTTCGGCTACAACTGGAACATGCCGCAGTTTTTCAGCCGCTGCGGGATCGGGGCTTTCGTGACCCAGAAACTTCTCTGGAACGACACCAACATATTCCCCTACCACCTGTTCTGGTGGCGCGGGCCGGACAACAGCCGGATACTGGTCTACATGCCCTACAGCGGCTACACGAATGTGGTCGACCCGCAGCAGATGCTGGATGACCTGCGGCAGTTCGAGGCCGGTACGGGACTGAGGAACATGGCGGTGCTGATCGGCTACGGCGACCACGGCGGCGGTCCGGACGAGGACATGCTGCAGCGGGCCCGTCACCTGCGCACGCTGGCCCTGTTCCCGCGGGTGGAGTTCGGGCGTATGGACCAGTACCTGGCCGCCCTGCCGGACTCTGTGCTGGCGCGCCTTCCCGAGTGGAACAGCGAGCTTTATCTGGAATACCACCGCGGCACCTACACCAGCCAGGCAAAAATGAAAGAGTACAACCGTCGCCTGGAAAGCGGTCTCGCCAGCGCCGAGACAGTCTGTGCCCTGGATGCCCTGCTGACCGGCGCGGCTTATCCGGCCGCACGGCTCACCGAGGCCTGGAAAAAGGTGCTGTTCAACCAGATGCACGATATCCTGCCCGGCAGTGGGATCGCGGCGGTGTACACGGATGCCGCGGCCGGGTTCGAGCGGGCGGCGGCTTTGAGCGCTCATGCGACCGAGGTGGCGCTTTCCGGGATCGGGGCGGCGGTGAACACCGCGCGGGGACCGGAGGGTGAGCCGCTGATCGTGTTCAACAGCCTGTCCTGGCTGCGCAGCTCGACTGCGGAGTACACGGCCCCGAGCGCGGTGCTGCGCGGGGTGCGGCTCTACGGGCCGGATGGAACTGAGGTCCCCTGCCAGGTTGTGGAGGATGACAGCCTCACCGCCCGGCTGATTTTCCGGGCGAATGCGGTTCCGGCCACCGGCTATAAGGTCTACCGTCTGCGGCGCACGCTGCTGGAGCGGCGGATGGCCTCCGGCGGAGACCCCGGGCTGAGCGTGAGCGAGCGGGCGATCGAGAACGGCCTCCTGCGCCTGGAACTCGACCCGGCGAGCGGGAACGTGATCCGCCTCTACGACAAGCGCGCCCGCCGCGAGGTGCTATCCAAAGGCGGACGCGGCAACCTGATCCAGCTTTTCGAGGACCGTCCGGCCCAGTGGGATGCCTGGAATATCGGCTACACTGGGCGGAGCTGGGAGCTGGACAAAGCCGATAAAATCGAGGTGGTCGAGCGCGGGCCGGTGCGGGCCACGGTGCGGGTGCGGCGCAGTTTCCTGGGCCCCACCAAGCCGCGCAGACAACTGGCCACCAGTTTCCCGTCCTCCTTTTTCAGCACCGAGATCAGCCTGTACCGGGATGAGCCCCTGGTGGAGGTGCGCTGCCGGATCGAGTGGTGGGAGGACCAGGTGCTGGCCAAGACCGCCTGGGAGCTGAACGTGAAGTCGGACAGCGCCTATTATGAGACCCCCGGCGCGGCCATTGCCCGCCCTACAACACGAGCCAACTCCTGGGACCGGGCACGCTTCGAGGTGCCGGGCCTGCGCTGGGCCGACCTGAGCGAGGGCGCTTTCGGGGTGAGCCTTCTGAGCCGCTCCAAATATGGCTACGACACCGAGGGCGGCCGTCTGCGACTGACCCTGCTCAAATCTCCGCTCTGGCCCGACCCCTCAGCGGACCGCGGCTCGCACGAGATAACCTACGCGATCTACCCGCACGCGGGCGACTGGCGCGAGGCGGCCACAGTGCAGCGCGCCGCTGAATACTGCACGCCGCTGCTGTTCCACTGCGGGGTGAACCATCCGGGCCGTCTGCCGGGTGACCAGGCCGGGTTCCTCTCTGTTTCGCCCGCGCAGGTGGAACTGGGCGCGTTCAAGGCGGCCGAGGACGGTGACGGTTTCGTGTTACGCTGCTATGAGTCCACGGGCAAGGCCTGCCGGGCGGAGGTCAACCTGCCACCGGGAGCGGTGCGGGCCTGCACATGCTCACCCCTGGAGGAGCCGGGCGCGGAGCTGGCCCTGAGCGGCGGGAAAGTCTCGTTCGACCTGGGGCCGTTCGAGAGCCGCACGATACGGGTGTATTTCAGGACTCCCACGCTTCCGGGAGTAGCGCAGTAG
- a CDS encoding methylenetetrahydrofolate reductase C-terminal domain-containing protein, with translation MENRFKTRLSEEGSFVISVELVPTRGLMRKDFSELIAFTEAAVAYGKIDALSLTDNPGGNPRLSPDVLGMDVLFRGMSPLVHLTCKDNNRNGLESRAFQLNRMGVQNVLALTGDYPVDGFHGVAKPSFDLDSVGLVRMLQDMNQGLEVQVRPGKFQTLDPTDFYIGASVSPFKRHRAELLGQFIKLEKKVRNGARFIITQLGYDMRKFDELLRYMHLRGLDAPVLGNVYVPHRIVSRIMSENQVPGCVVTPKMLEWVNSHAADSDKGKAAFLEFAARQVAALKGLGYRGAHIGGFGLSFKDVCTVIDLSAQMESQWREAAREIQYPQPDECYFFQRDEETGMSSDTLSPLSERDRRDGTRVNYTFMKLVHGSFFEPSGAGFRLARGVCSCVDRSQGAAKAFETLERGIKWLVNRCQGCGDCSLAELAFLCPEDGCPKGMRNGPCGGSSDGVCERKDRKCFWFRVIKRLDKDGGLDSVRSHEPVYRNAALKDSSSWLNYYLGRDHARLTEEDKKA, from the coding sequence ATGGAGAACAGGTTCAAGACCCGGCTTAGCGAGGAAGGCTCTTTCGTGATCTCGGTGGAGCTGGTGCCCACCCGTGGCCTGATGCGCAAGGATTTCAGCGAACTGATCGCTTTCACCGAGGCGGCGGTGGCCTACGGGAAAATAGACGCGCTCAGCCTGACCGACAACCCCGGCGGCAACCCACGCCTGTCTCCGGACGTGCTGGGCATGGACGTGCTGTTCCGGGGCATGAGCCCGCTGGTGCACCTGACCTGCAAGGACAACAACCGCAACGGCCTGGAAAGCCGCGCTTTCCAGCTCAACCGCATGGGCGTGCAGAATGTGCTGGCCCTGACCGGGGACTACCCGGTGGACGGGTTCCACGGGGTGGCCAAGCCCTCGTTCGACCTGGACTCGGTGGGCCTGGTGCGGATGCTCCAGGACATGAACCAGGGGCTGGAGGTGCAGGTGCGGCCCGGCAAGTTCCAGACCCTCGACCCGACTGATTTTTACATCGGGGCGAGTGTTTCGCCGTTCAAGCGCCACCGCGCCGAGCTTCTGGGCCAGTTCATCAAGCTGGAGAAGAAAGTGCGCAACGGCGCCCGGTTCATTATCACCCAGTTGGGCTACGATATGCGCAAGTTCGACGAGTTGCTGCGCTACATGCACCTGCGCGGCCTGGACGCGCCGGTGCTGGGCAATGTCTACGTGCCGCACCGGATTGTCTCGCGGATCATGAGCGAAAACCAGGTCCCCGGCTGCGTGGTCACCCCGAAAATGCTCGAATGGGTGAACAGCCACGCCGCCGACTCGGACAAGGGCAAGGCCGCTTTTCTGGAGTTCGCCGCCAGGCAGGTGGCCGCGCTCAAGGGGCTGGGCTACCGCGGGGCGCATATCGGCGGGTTCGGCCTGTCGTTCAAGGATGTCTGCACGGTGATCGACCTGAGCGCGCAGATGGAGTCGCAGTGGCGCGAGGCGGCCCGTGAGATCCAGTACCCGCAGCCGGATGAGTGCTATTTCTTCCAGCGTGACGAGGAAACCGGCATGAGCAGCGACACGCTCTCCCCGCTCTCGGAGCGGGACCGCCGCGACGGCACGCGGGTCAACTACACGTTCATGAAACTGGTCCACGGCAGTTTTTTCGAGCCGAGTGGCGCCGGGTTCCGTCTGGCCCGCGGGGTCTGCTCTTGTGTGGATCGCAGCCAGGGGGCGGCCAAAGCCTTCGAGACCCTGGAGCGCGGGATCAAGTGGCTGGTCAACCGCTGCCAGGGCTGCGGTGACTGTTCCCTGGCCGAGCTGGCCTTTCTCTGCCCGGAGGACGGTTGCCCGAAAGGGATGCGCAACGGCCCCTGCGGGGGGTCGTCCGACGGGGTCTGCGAGAGGAAAGACCGCAAGTGTTTCTGGTTCCGGGTGATCAAGCGTCTGGACAAGGATGGCGGCCTGGACAGCGTGCGCTCCCACGAGCCTGTCTACCGTAACGCCGCGCTCAAGGACAGCTCCTCCTGGCTCAACTACTACCTGGGGCGCGACCATGCCAGGCTGACAGAAGAGGACAAGAAGGCATAG
- the folP gene encoding dihydropteroate synthase, producing MNDSKTATVEPDTRWELPGASLDLGGVPLVMGILNVTPDSFYDGGRHFPPEAALAHATAMLEAGADIIDVGGESTRPGAAPVEDDEEAARVVPVIRAILERHPRAVLSVDTYKAAVARRAVEAGAKIVNDVGAGLLDPQMLPALAETGAAWVAMHMRGTPRTMQTDTHYGDLLGEIGEFFAGRLEAAERAGVPRGRVVLDPGIGFGKSAEDNYRLILGLERFRSLGCPLLVGPSRKSFLGGDDREKRLEGTLAAVTVAVLNGAAVLRVHDVAQAVRTVQIAARFRDCRG from the coding sequence ATGAACGATAGCAAAACTGCCACTGTGGAGCCGGATACGCGCTGGGAGCTGCCGGGAGCAAGCCTGGACCTGGGCGGTGTGCCGCTGGTGATGGGCATCCTGAACGTGACCCCGGATTCGTTTTATGACGGCGGGCGGCATTTTCCGCCCGAGGCCGCCCTGGCGCACGCCACGGCCATGCTGGAGGCCGGGGCGGACATTATCGACGTGGGCGGGGAGAGCACCCGTCCCGGCGCGGCTCCTGTGGAGGATGACGAGGAGGCCGCGCGGGTCGTCCCTGTGATCCGGGCGATCCTGGAGCGCCACCCGCGGGCCGTGCTTTCGGTCGATACCTACAAGGCGGCTGTGGCGCGCCGGGCGGTCGAGGCCGGGGCGAAAATCGTGAACGACGTGGGCGCGGGGCTTCTGGACCCCCAGATGCTTCCGGCTCTGGCCGAAACCGGGGCCGCCTGGGTGGCGATGCACATGCGCGGCACCCCGCGCACAATGCAGACAGATACGCATTACGGTGACCTGCTGGGCGAGATCGGAGAATTTTTCGCCGGGCGCCTGGAGGCTGCGGAGCGGGCCGGCGTCCCGCGCGGGCGTGTTGTGCTCGACCCGGGGATCGGTTTCGGCAAGTCGGCCGAGGACAACTACAGGCTGATCCTTGGCCTGGAGCGGTTCCGGTCTCTGGGCTGTCCGCTGCTGGTGGGGCCGTCGCGCAAGTCTTTCCTCGGGGGGGACGACCGCGAGAAAAGGCTGGAGGGGACCCTGGCCGCGGTCACGGTGGCGGTGCTGAATGGGGCCGCGGTGCTGCGGGTGCACGATGTGGCCCAGGCAGTTCGCACGGTGCAGATTGCGGCGCGGTTCCGGGACTGCCGCGGGTGA
- a CDS encoding SUMF1/EgtB/PvdO family nonheme iron enzyme, which produces MKPWTKLYAFICMVIFCASAQAVPPDSLVTVPAANFRATDWLTGVPLEVSIDEFRLARTETTQREFQAVMGYNPSSHLGPDLPVESVSWWEAIGYCNRKSIQEGLEPCYDLTTGECDFSRNGYRLPTEAEWDLADSSLTAWPAEQINSHANLGSDNMEDIPWLMKDLKEKATRAVGSYEPNVFGLYDMLGNVWEWCNDYNYNPTRFSAQPVTNPQGPGWSPERVIRGGSFFTTTSFWNWGFRSCFEPDRKSRYTGFRVARTSPGRGAHKAPVDESKWLEPYYKVPPKYENNTGGLSSLIVDDKGKTITTLDQWQAKKKLLHDKWMKIIGTLPVVPPEPTVRIIRTFEEDIYTGYLMQLQVEPDYWEEIYLMIPNRPLAKPAPVVIVPFYDVGTPAGKHLGGRRFTAMSVRSFAYMAVQRGMIAVSIRWFGESYGENYAESIGNLRAKYPNLSGMGKWVWDSQRLVDYLCTRPDVDKNRIGIVGHSLGAMVSLYAAAFDERIAVVTASEPGLGLHASDFEHFFYLDASVRGWDKATEHHELLALIAPRPFLLIAGNEADKDESVFLINAAREVYSLYGKPRYIGFFNHAAGHTPTPEAVGLGMEWLRHFLEK; this is translated from the coding sequence ATGAAACCGTGGACGAAACTGTACGCCTTCATTTGCATGGTCATTTTCTGCGCCAGCGCCCAGGCTGTTCCGCCGGACAGCCTTGTAACCGTACCGGCGGCCAACTTTCGCGCAACCGACTGGCTCACCGGCGTTCCGCTGGAAGTTTCGATCGACGAGTTCAGGCTTGCCAGAACCGAAACCACACAGAGGGAATTTCAGGCCGTAATGGGCTACAATCCCTCCAGCCACCTGGGGCCGGACCTGCCGGTGGAGAGCGTGAGCTGGTGGGAGGCGATCGGCTACTGCAACCGGAAAAGCATTCAGGAAGGGCTGGAGCCGTGTTACGACCTGACAACCGGCGAGTGTGATTTCAGCCGTAACGGCTACCGCCTCCCCACCGAGGCCGAGTGGGACCTGGCTGACAGCAGCCTCACAGCCTGGCCGGCCGAACAGATCAACAGTCACGCCAACCTCGGCTCGGACAATATGGAAGACATCCCCTGGCTGATGAAAGACCTCAAGGAAAAGGCGACCCGTGCGGTGGGCAGCTACGAGCCGAACGTATTCGGTTTGTACGACATGCTCGGCAATGTCTGGGAATGGTGCAACGATTACAACTACAACCCGACCCGGTTTTCCGCCCAGCCGGTGACAAATCCGCAAGGCCCCGGCTGGAGCCCGGAGCGGGTTATCCGCGGCGGCTCGTTTTTCACCACCACCAGTTTCTGGAACTGGGGTTTCCGCTCCTGTTTCGAACCGGACAGAAAAAGCCGCTACACAGGTTTCAGGGTGGCGCGCACCTCCCCCGGCCGCGGCGCCCACAAGGCGCCAGTCGACGAGAGCAAGTGGCTGGAACCCTACTATAAAGTCCCGCCCAAGTACGAGAACAACACGGGCGGGCTGTCCTCCCTGATTGTCGACGACAAAGGCAAGACAATCACCACGCTCGACCAGTGGCAGGCTAAAAAGAAACTGCTGCATGACAAGTGGATGAAAATCATCGGCACGCTGCCGGTTGTCCCTCCAGAGCCGACTGTGCGAATCATCCGCACCTTCGAGGAGGACATCTACACCGGCTATCTGATGCAGCTGCAGGTGGAGCCGGACTACTGGGAAGAGATATACCTTATGATTCCGAACCGCCCGTTGGCCAAACCCGCACCAGTGGTGATAGTGCCGTTTTACGACGTGGGCACCCCGGCCGGAAAGCACCTGGGCGGCAGACGGTTCACGGCGATGAGCGTGCGCTCGTTCGCCTACATGGCGGTGCAGCGTGGGATGATCGCGGTTTCGATCCGCTGGTTCGGCGAAAGCTACGGTGAAAACTACGCGGAATCGATCGGCAACCTGAGAGCCAAATACCCAAATCTGAGCGGCATGGGCAAGTGGGTCTGGGATTCGCAGCGTCTGGTGGATTATCTCTGCACCCGTCCGGATGTGGACAAAAACCGGATCGGCATTGTCGGCCATTCCCTCGGGGCGATGGTGTCGCTGTACGCGGCGGCGTTCGATGAGCGGATCGCCGTGGTGACCGCCTCAGAGCCAGGCCTCGGCCTTCACGCCTCGGATTTCGAACACTTTTTCTACCTGGACGCCTCGGTCCGCGGCTGGGACAAGGCCACCGAACACCATGAGCTGCTGGCCCTGATCGCCCCGCGCCCGTTCCTGCTGATCGCGGGCAACGAGGCGGACAAGGACGAAAGCGTGTTCCTGATCAACGCCGCGCGCGAGGTCTACTCTCTGTACGGCAAGCCACGCTATATCGGGTTTTTCAACCATGCGGCCGGACATACCCCCACTCCCGAGGCGGTGGGCCTTGGAATGGAGTGGCTGAGGCATTTTCTGGAGAAATAG
- a CDS encoding transglutaminase domain-containing protein encodes MRNVEKNKSRLFISVLLLALAVAGSARAAQIADDSWYGIYLKGQKIGWSHTVVSRADSGIAVRDISHLEFSMLGKPESVETRMLSLSGDSLELKRFTFSLSGRETQFGVTGEARDTCLLLNVEMGGETHRDTLSFPSLPQLPSTVGLLFAREAVAEGRKFSAVVFDPSSLSAQELEAEVAGREPIVWGEGEVTAWRVHQDLGGVRVDSWLDDRGQLLRERSGMGYQVELEDSARALANVGTSVRPDIQRLVAVTPDREIPAPRRLTTLSLELDGLDYDSLDLDSGPQKAVGTRVTITVNPAEGAAPDTLSAETEQSWLAPSEFILSDHPKVKALLPEVCDTTAAPVTRLRSILAWMQRNVTASPTFSLPNTLEVLQSRKGDCNEFAVLFCSLARAAGVPTRIAMGLIYLDGAFYYHAWCESRLGHAWVAVDPVFDQLPADAAHLRLIAGEMERQVEILPLIGNLKIKVLDWKAGEN; translated from the coding sequence GTGAGAAACGTGGAGAAAAACAAATCGAGGCTTTTTATCTCCGTTCTGCTCCTGGCGCTTGCAGTGGCCGGGAGCGCGCGGGCCGCTCAGATTGCGGATGATTCCTGGTACGGCATCTACCTGAAAGGTCAGAAAATCGGCTGGTCGCATACGGTGGTGAGCCGCGCCGACAGCGGGATCGCGGTGCGGGACATAAGCCACCTGGAGTTCTCCATGCTGGGCAAACCCGAATCGGTGGAGACCCGCATGCTCTCGCTGAGCGGCGACAGCCTGGAGCTGAAACGTTTCACATTCAGCCTGAGCGGGCGCGAGACCCAATTCGGCGTGACCGGCGAGGCCCGCGACACCTGCCTTCTGCTGAACGTGGAGATGGGCGGCGAGACCCACCGGGACACGCTCTCGTTTCCCAGCCTGCCGCAGCTTCCCAGCACCGTGGGGCTGCTGTTCGCCCGGGAGGCGGTGGCGGAGGGACGCAAGTTCAGCGCGGTGGTGTTCGATCCCTCCTCCCTGTCGGCCCAGGAGCTGGAGGCCGAGGTGGCCGGACGCGAGCCGATTGTCTGGGGTGAGGGAGAGGTGACGGCCTGGCGTGTGCACCAGGACCTGGGCGGAGTGCGGGTCGACTCCTGGCTGGATGACAGGGGCCAGCTCCTGCGCGAGCGCAGCGGCATGGGTTACCAGGTGGAGCTGGAGGACTCGGCCCGGGCCCTGGCGAATGTGGGAACGTCGGTGCGGCCGGACATCCAGCGCCTGGTGGCGGTCACCCCGGACCGCGAGATACCCGCCCCGCGCCGGCTCACAACTCTAAGCCTGGAGCTTGACGGCCTGGACTACGACAGCCTGGACCTGGACAGCGGCCCGCAGAAAGCCGTGGGGACCCGGGTGACAATCACGGTCAACCCGGCCGAGGGTGCAGCGCCTGACACATTGAGCGCGGAAACGGAACAATCCTGGCTCGCGCCCTCCGAGTTCATCCTGAGCGATCATCCTAAAGTCAAAGCCCTCCTGCCCGAGGTCTGCGACACCACGGCCGCGCCGGTTACGCGCCTGCGCTCGATCCTGGCCTGGATGCAGCGAAATGTCACGGCCAGCCCGACTTTCAGCCTGCCCAACACCCTGGAGGTGCTTCAGAGCCGCAAGGGCGACTGCAACGAGTTCGCGGTGCTGTTCTGTTCCCTGGCCCGCGCGGCCGGGGTGCCCACCCGCATCGCGATGGGGCTTATCTACCTGGACGGTGCGTTCTACTACCACGCCTGGTGCGAGAGCCGTCTGGGCCACGCCTGGGTGGCGGTCGACCCGGTATTCGACCAGCTCCCGGCGGATGCCGCACACCTGCGCCTGATCGCGGGCGAGATGGAGCGTCAGGTGGAGATTCTGCCCCTGATTGGGAACCTGAAAATCAAGGTGCTGGACTGGAAAGCGGGGGAGAACTGA